The genomic stretch GATATGCTCAAGAAAAACTGTTGGAAGATGAATATGGAAAAGGTATTCATAGATATGTTATGAGAAAGAAATTGATTTGATTTTAAATATCAATAAAAATAACTTGACATATAAAGAGTTCTAATATAATATATAACTAATCAAGTTAAGATTAAAAAAGTATTTTTTCAATTAGAAAGGGGAAGAAAATGGAATTACAATTACATACAGGTGATATAGGAAATTACCTAAAAAAACATGACATAAAACCTTCCTATCAAAGAATGAAAATATTTCAATACCTGTTAGATAATCATAATCATCCAACAGTAGATACAATATATAAGGCACTTTGTACAGAAATACCTACTTTATCTAAGACAACAGTGTATAATACTTTAAATTTATTTATAGAGAAGAAATTAGTTTATGTTATAGTTATCGAAGAAAATGAAACAAGATATGATTTATTGACTCACACACATGGACACTTTAAATGTACTTGCTGTGGAGCTTTATTTGATGTTGAGTTAAATATTGATTATAGTAAAAGCCAAGAATTACTAGGTTGTGATATTGAAGAAAAACATATTTATTTTAAAGGTATATGCAGAAATTGTAAAGATAGAAGTAATTAAAATAAAAAGTCTATTTTTGTTTTTTGGAGGGTTAAGATGAGGAAATATTTATTTTTAATGGTTTTATTGTTTACAGTGTTATCATCTTTTAGTTATTCAAATTATCCAAGACCAAATTATAAGTATTATATAGTAAAGGAACCTATGGTTGTAAAAAATCTAGAGCTTCCTGTTGGAACAGAAATAGTTTATTTTGACACAAGTCTTTTTGGAGATGGTGAATCAAGTAGACCTTTAAGAGAAAAAAATATATATCAAATATTTTTCCCAGATGACAAGCCATTAATATGGGGTGGTGTACCAGTTAGTCTGATAGAAAGATTTTTCAATAGGGATATGAAAGGCTTTACAGTTTATCCTGAATTGGGCAACTCCCTTCAAAGTGATGAGAATAAACGTAAACTTATGGAAAAAAATGAGTTTATAAAATTATGGTTTATGTGGGCAAAAAATATGGATGTTCATATAAAAGATGAAAAAGATTGGAGCTTTAACCCTGACAATATGGTTTTAGGTGGGGAAGCTGATTCTAGGTATATTGATTATGGTAATTTAGAATACTTTAATGGAAAAGACAGTATGGTAGAGCATTTAAGAAAATTAAATGAAGCTGCCAAAAATGTAAAATAATTTTTAAATTTACCTGTTGACACTATTTGAAAAGTATGCTAAAATAACAAAGTCTTAGAAAGCAGAATACAGGAAAAACTCGCATACCATATTAAATTATGGGAGGATCATTGAAGATACCGTTAAAGAGTGGACTTGTTTTTGATAAATAGTTTACACTTTGATGTAGATTGTGAAGGATTTAAATAAAAAAGATTTCTTCGTTTAAGTTGAGTAGAATTGTAGGAGCTATATAAGATTAGAAAATACAATTTAATAGGAGGAATGCAGATGAGAGTACAAGTAATATTAGAATGTACAGAAACAAAGTTAAGACACTATACTACAACAAAAAACAAAAAGACTCATCCAGAAAGATTAGAAATGATGAAGTATAATCCAGTACTAAAGAAACATACTTTGTATAAAGAAACAAAGAAGTAGGATGAACATTTAGTTAACAACACATGCAGGTCAATGGCTCAATTGGTAGAGCATCGGTCTCCAAAACTGAGGGTTGGGGGTTCGAGTCCCTCTTGACCTGCCACTTTTATTGAAAGGAGATAGTTATGAATTTATTTCAAAAGGTTAAAATGGAATACTCAAAAGTTGAATGGCCTTCAAGAACAGAAGTTATTCATTCTACTATATGGGTTGTAACTATGACTGTTATAATATCTATCTATCTTGGTGTCTTTGATATTCTTGCAGTAAGAGCCTTAAACTTTTTGGAGGCATTAATATGAGCGTAGAAAATGTCAGAAAATGGTTTATGATTCATACTTATTCTGGATATGAAAAAAAAGTAAAAACAGACCTTGAACAAAAAATGGAAACATTAGGTTTTAGAGAAGTTGTAACTAACATATTGGTTCCAGAAGAAGAGTTAACAGAAATTCTTAGAGGAAAACCTAAAAAGATTTACAGAAAACTTTTCCCAGCATATGTTATGCTTGAAATGGAAGCTACAAGAGAAGAAAATGAACATGGTATAAGTTATAAAGTAGATCCTCGTGTATGGTATGAAGTAAGAAATACTAATGGGGTTACTGGATTTGTAGGAGTTGGTTCTGACCCTATTCCTATGGAAGAAGAAGAAGTATAAAATATATTTAATATAATAGGTGTAAAAACACCTAAAGAAACTATAAAAATTGACTTTGCTGAAGGAGATTATGTAAAAATCTTAAAGGGTTCATTCAAAGATCAAGAAGGGCAAGTTGCTGAAATTGATAATGAACATGGTAGAGTTAAAGTAATGGTTGATATTTTTGGAAGAATGACACCAGTTGAAATTGAAGTAGATGGTGTTTTGAAAGTGTAGTACACATAATCTTACGGAGGTGTAATTTAAAAAATGGCAAAAGAAGTAATTCAAATAATAAAACTACAATTACCAGCAGGTAAAGCAAACCCTGCTCCACCAGTTGGACCAGCACTAGGACAACATGGTGTAAATATAATGGAATTTTGTAAGGCATTTAATGCTAAAACTCAAGATAAGGCTGGATGGATAATTCCTGTTGAAATTTCTGTTTATAGTGACAGATCTTTCACATTTATATTAAAAACTCCACCTGCATCAGACTTATTAAAGAAAGCTGCTGGAATAACATCTGGAGCTAAAAACTCTAAAAAAGAAGTTGCAGGAAAAATTACTACTGCAAAGTTAAAAGAACTAGCTGAAACTAAAATGCCTGACTTAAATGCTTCATCTGTAGAAACAGCTATGAAGATAATTGCAGGATCAGCAAGATCTATGGCAATAAAAATAGAAGACTAATTGCTTGATAATTTAGTGGTAGAGTTTACTCGTTAAGCCACAAAGGGAGGAAATTTAATAATGGCAAAACATAGAGGAAAGAAATATTTAGAAGTAGCTAAATTAGTTGAAACAGGAAAACTTTATGATATAAGAGAAGCACTAGAATTAGTTCAAAAGACTAAAACTGCAAAATTTGTTGAAACTGTTGAAGTAGCATTAAGACTTGGAGTAGACCCAAGACATGCTGATCAACAAATCAGAGGAACAGTTGTGTTACCTCATGGAACAGGTAAAACTGTAAAAATATTAGCAATCACTTCTGGTGAAAATATAGAAAAAGCATTAGCTGCAGGAGCAGATTATGCTGGAGCAGAAGAATACATCAACCAAATTCAACAAGGTTGGTTAGACTTTGATTTAGTAATTGCTACACCTGATATGATGCCTAAAATCGGAAGATTAGGGAAAATATTAGGAACTAAAGGTTTAATGCCTAACCCTAAATCAGGAACTGTAACACCTGATATAGCAGCAGCGGTATCTGAATTTAAAAAAGGTAAATTAGCATTCAGAGTAGATAAATTAGGATCTATTCATGCACCAATTGGAAAAGTTGATTTTGATTTAGATAAAATTGAAGAAAACTTCAAAGCATTTATGGATCAAATCATCAGATTAAAACCAGCTTCATCTAAGGGACAATACCTAAGAACAATAGCTGTATCATTAACTATGGGACCAGGAGTAAAAATGGATCCTGCCATAGTTGCTAAAATTGTTGGATAATTAAATTAAATATAAATCCAAACCAAAGACCGTAGGGGGAGATAATCCTTAAATAACCTACCGAGGTTGGAAGTTAGATATACTAACCTCAAAACTCAACCCCTGTCTTTGTGATAGGGGTATATTTTTAGAAAAAAGAGGAGGTGAATCAATATGGCAACTCAAGTTAAAAAAGAACTTGTAGCAGAATTAGTTGAAAAAATTAAAAAAGCTCAATCAGTTGTTTTTGTTGATTATCAAGGTATTAAAGTTAATGAAGAAACTTCATTAAGAAAACAAATGAGAGAAAATGGAGCAGAATATTTAGTAGCTAAAAATAGATTATTTAAAATAGCTCTTAAAGAATCTGGTGTTGAAGACAACTTTGATGAAATATTAGAGGGAACAACAGCATTCGCTTTTGGATACAATGATCCAGTAGCACCTGCAAAAGCAGTATTTGATTTGTCTAAAGCAAAAGCTAAGGCAAAACAAGATGTATTTAAAATTAAAGGTGGTTACTTAACAGGAAAGAAAGTAAGTGTAAAAGAAGTTGAAGAATTAGCTAAATTACCTTCAAGAGAACAATTACTATCTATGTTACTAAACTCTATGTTAGGACCAATCAGAAAACTTGGTTATGCAACTGTAGCAATAGCAGACAAAAAAGAAGGATCTGCTGAATAAGAAAATTTAAAATTAGAATTGATGAAATTTAAGGAGGAAAATAATAATGGCATTTAATAAAGAACAATTTATAGCTGATTTAGAAGCTATGACAGTATTAGAATTAAAAGAATTAGTATCTGCTTTAGAAGAACACTTTGGAGTAACTGCTGCTGCACCAGTAGCTGTAGCTGCTGCTGGACCAGTAGAAGCTGCTGAAGAAAAAACTGAATTTGATGTAGTATTAAAGAATGCAGGAGCTAACAAAATAGCTGTAATTAAAGAAGTTAGAGCTATCACTGGATTAGGATTAAAAGAAGCTAAAGACTTAGTTGACAATGGTGGGGTAATTAAAGAAGCTGCACCAAAAGATGAAGCTAATGCAATAAAAGAAAAATTAGTTGCTGCTGGAGCAGAAGTAGAAGTAAAATAGTTAATATTATTCTTTGATATAAAAAAAAAATAATAGGCACTCTTGAAAGTTTAGAGTGCCTTTTTGCCAACTTTACAGGTTAGATAGTTGATCTTTTGGAAGTAAATGAGCCTTGTTTCTTACAAAAGACTAACTATACCAAGCGATTTTGACAGGTATAAAGCAAATAAGTGAGTTGCATTCTAAATTTTAGATAAAAAATTAAAGCAAGTGAGCTGAGCAAATCTCGGTGTGTTTGAAGCTGACTTTTCAGCAATCTTAGAAGCTGTTAATGAACTTGTTCATTTAGAGCTTCTTACAGATACCGAATTTCTTAGAAACACTTAGCAATTTATTGCTTAGAGTTTCTTAGATGCGAATGTTAATTTTTTATCGTTAAGAAATTTAGCTAGCAATGAACTATTGGCTTATACTTATATTTTTAAGGAGAGTGAAACGTGCAAAAACTCATTGAAAGACTTGATTTTGGAAAAATTAAAGCTAGAGGTCAAATGCCTCATTTTCTTGAATTCCAATTAAATTCATATGAAGATTTTTTACAAACTAATATGTCCCCAAATAAAAGAGAAGAAAAGGGATTTGAATTAGCATTCAAAGAAGTATTCCCAATAGAATCTTCAAATGGGGATGTAAGGCTAGAATACATAGGATATGAATTACATGAAGCAGAAGCCCCATTAAATGATGAGCTTGAATGTAAAAAAAGAGGAAAGACATATTCTAATTCATTAAAAGTAAGATTAAGACTTATAAATAAAAAAATGGGAAATGAGATCCAAGAGTCATTAGTTTACTTTGGAGAAGTTCCTAAAATGACAGATAGAGCAACATTTATAATAAATGGAGCAGAAAGAGTCGTTGTATCACAATTACATAGATCACCAGGAGTATCTTTTAGTAAGGAAGTTAATACTCAAACAGGTAAAGATATATTTTCTGGAAAGATAATTCCATATAAAGGAACTTGGTTAGAGTTTGAAACTGATAAAAATGACTTTTTAAGTGTAAAGATAGATAGAAAGAAAAAAGTTCTAGCAACTGTATTCTTAAAAGCAGTAGATTTTTTCCAAGATAATGATCAAATCAGAGATTATTTCTTAGAAACAAAGGAATTAAATTTAAAAGCTCTTTATAAGAAGTATTCAAAAGAACCTGAAGAATTATTAAATGTATTAAAACAAGAATTAGAAGGTTCAATAGTTAAAGAAGATATACTTGATGAAGAAACAGGAGAATTTATTGCTGAAACAGAGGCTTTAATAAATGAAGAAGTAATAAATAATCTAATAGAAAACAAAATAGAAAGTATTTCTTATTGGTTTGTAGGACCTGAAAATAAATTAGTTGCAAATACTTTAATGACTGATACAACTTCAACAGAAGATGAAGCAGTTGTAGAAGTATTCAAAAAATTAAGACCAGGAGATCAAGTAACTGTTGATTCTGCAAGAAGTTTAATAAGACAAATGTTTTTTAACCCACAAAGATATGATTTAGAGCCTGTGGGAAGATATAAAATGAATAAAAGATTGAAACTTGATGTTCCAGAAGAACAAATTTCTTTAACAAAAGAAGATGTACTAGGAACTATTAAGTATGTTATAGAGCTAAATAATGGTGACCAAAATGTTCATACTGATGATATAGATAACTTATCAAATAGACGTATCAGAGGGGTAGGAGAATTACTTCTTATGCAAATCAAAACAGGGCTTGCTAAGATGAACAAAATGGTTAGAGAAAAGATGACTACTCAAGATATAGAAACAGTAACTCCTCAATCGTTATTGAATACTAGACCATTAAATGCATTAATTCAAGATTTCTTTGGTTCAGGACAATTATCACAATTCATGGACCAATCAAATCCACTTGCTGAGTTAACTCATAAGAGAAGAATATCAGCCTTAGGGCCTGGTGGACTTTCAAGAGAAAGAGCAGGATTCGAAGTAAGAGACGTTCATGATTCTCACTATGGAAGAATCTGTCCAATAGAAACACCAGAAGGACCAAACATTGGACTTATTGGGTCACTTGCTACTTATGCTAAAATCAATAAATATGGATTTATAGAAACACCTTATGTAAAGGTAGCAAATGGAGTAGCATTAGTTGATGATGTTCATTATCTTGCTGCTGATGAAGAAGATGGATTATTTATAGCCCAAGCCGATACTAAACTTGATAAAAAGAATAAATTACAAGGTTTAGTAGTTTGTAGATATGGACATGAAATTGTTGAAATAGAACCAGAAAGAGTAAACTATATGGATGTTTCTCCTAAACAAGTTGTATCTGTATCAGCAGGTTTGATACCATTCTTAGAACATGACGATGCCAACAGAGCACTAATGGGATCAAACATGCAAAGACAAGCAGTACCTTTATTAAGAGCTGAAGCACCTTTCATAGGAACAGGACTTGAAAGAAAGGTTGCAGTTGATTCAGGAGCAGTTGTAACAACTAAGGTATCAGGAAAAGTTGTTTATGTAGATGGTAAGAAAATAGTAATTGAAGATAAAGATAAAAAAGAACACGCATATAGACTTTTAAATTATGAAAGATCTAACCAATCAATGTGTTTACATCAAACACCATTAGTTGATTTAGGAGATGTTGTAAAAGCAGGAGATATAATTGCAGATGGGCCTGCTACAAAACTTGGAGATTTATCATTAGGTAGAAATATTCTTATGGGATTCATGCCTTGGGAAGGGTATAACTATGAAGATGCTATATTAATCTCTGATAGACTTAGAAAAGAAGATGTATTTACATCAATACATATTGAAGAATATGAAATTGATGCAAGAACTACTAAATTAGGTGATGAAGAAATCACAAGAGAAATTCCTAATGTGTCAGA from Fusobacterium hwasookii encodes the following:
- the rplK gene encoding 50S ribosomal protein L11, producing the protein MAKEVIQIIKLQLPAGKANPAPPVGPALGQHGVNIMEFCKAFNAKTQDKAGWIIPVEISVYSDRSFTFILKTPPASDLLKKAAGITSGAKNSKKEVAGKITTAKLKELAETKMPDLNASSVETAMKIIAGSARSMAIKIED
- a CDS encoding Fur family transcriptional regulator — translated: MELQLHTGDIGNYLKKHDIKPSYQRMKIFQYLLDNHNHPTVDTIYKALCTEIPTLSKTTVYNTLNLFIEKKLVYVIVIEENETRYDLLTHTHGHFKCTCCGALFDVELNIDYSKSQELLGCDIEEKHIYFKGICRNCKDRSN
- the rpmG gene encoding 50S ribosomal protein L33, which gives rise to MRVQVILECTETKLRHYTTTKNKKTHPERLEMMKYNPVLKKHTLYKETKK
- the rpoB gene encoding DNA-directed RNA polymerase subunit beta — protein: MQKLIERLDFGKIKARGQMPHFLEFQLNSYEDFLQTNMSPNKREEKGFELAFKEVFPIESSNGDVRLEYIGYELHEAEAPLNDELECKKRGKTYSNSLKVRLRLINKKMGNEIQESLVYFGEVPKMTDRATFIINGAERVVVSQLHRSPGVSFSKEVNTQTGKDIFSGKIIPYKGTWLEFETDKNDFLSVKIDRKKKVLATVFLKAVDFFQDNDQIRDYFLETKELNLKALYKKYSKEPEELLNVLKQELEGSIVKEDILDEETGEFIAETEALINEEVINNLIENKIESISYWFVGPENKLVANTLMTDTTSTEDEAVVEVFKKLRPGDQVTVDSARSLIRQMFFNPQRYDLEPVGRYKMNKRLKLDVPEEQISLTKEDVLGTIKYVIELNNGDQNVHTDDIDNLSNRRIRGVGELLLMQIKTGLAKMNKMVREKMTTQDIETVTPQSLLNTRPLNALIQDFFGSGQLSQFMDQSNPLAELTHKRRISALGPGGLSRERAGFEVRDVHDSHYGRICPIETPEGPNIGLIGSLATYAKINKYGFIETPYVKVANGVALVDDVHYLAADEEDGLFIAQADTKLDKKNKLQGLVVCRYGHEIVEIEPERVNYMDVSPKQVVSVSAGLIPFLEHDDANRALMGSNMQRQAVPLLRAEAPFIGTGLERKVAVDSGAVVTTKVSGKVVYVDGKKIVIEDKDKKEHAYRLLNYERSNQSMCLHQTPLVDLGDVVKAGDIIADGPATKLGDLSLGRNILMGFMPWEGYNYEDAILISDRLRKEDVFTSIHIEEYEIDARTTKLGDEEITREIPNVSESALRNLDENGIIMIGSEVGPGDILVGKTAPKGETEPPAEEKLLRAIFGEKARDVRDTSLTMPHGSKGVVVDILELSRENGDELKAGVNKSIRVLVAEKRKITVGDKMSGRHGNKGVVSRVLPAEDMPFLEDGTHLDVVLNPLGVPSRMNIGQVLEVHLGMAMRTLNGGTCIATPVFDGATEEQVKDYLEKQGYPRTGKVTLYDGRTGEKFDNSVTVGIMYMLKLHHLVEDKMHARAIGPYSLVTQQPLGGKAQFGGQRLGEMEVWALEAYGASNILQEMLTVKSDDITGRTKTYEAIIKGEAMPESDLPESFKVLLKEFQALALDIELCDEEDNVINVDEEIGIEDTPTEYSPQYEIEMTGLHEIDEDAEDFEE
- the rplL gene encoding 50S ribosomal protein L7/L12 is translated as MAFNKEQFIADLEAMTVLELKELVSALEEHFGVTAAAPVAVAAAGPVEAAEEKTEFDVVLKNAGANKIAVIKEVRAITGLGLKEAKDLVDNGGVIKEAAPKDEANAIKEKLVAAGAEVEVK
- the rplJ gene encoding 50S ribosomal protein L10 yields the protein MATQVKKELVAELVEKIKKAQSVVFVDYQGIKVNEETSLRKQMRENGAEYLVAKNRLFKIALKESGVEDNFDEILEGTTAFAFGYNDPVAPAKAVFDLSKAKAKAKQDVFKIKGGYLTGKKVSVKEVEELAKLPSREQLLSMLLNSMLGPIRKLGYATVAIADKKEGSAE
- the rplA gene encoding 50S ribosomal protein L1, whose amino-acid sequence is MAKHRGKKYLEVAKLVETGKLYDIREALELVQKTKTAKFVETVEVALRLGVDPRHADQQIRGTVVLPHGTGKTVKILAITSGENIEKALAAGADYAGAEEYINQIQQGWLDFDLVIATPDMMPKIGRLGKILGTKGLMPNPKSGTVTPDIAAAVSEFKKGKLAFRVDKLGSIHAPIGKVDFDLDKIEENFKAFMDQIIRLKPASSKGQYLRTIAVSLTMGPGVKMDPAIVAKIVG
- the secE gene encoding preprotein translocase subunit SecE; the encoded protein is MNLFQKVKMEYSKVEWPSRTEVIHSTIWVVTMTVIISIYLGVFDILAVRALNFLEALI